Proteins encoded by one window of Microcebus murinus isolate Inina chromosome 2, M.murinus_Inina_mat1.0, whole genome shotgun sequence:
- the S100A14 gene encoding protein S100-A14 has translation MGQCRSANAEDAQEFSDVERAIETLIKNFHQYSVEGGKETLTPSELRDLVTQQLPHLMPSNCGLEEKIANLGNCSDSKLEFGSFWELIGEAAKSVKLESPARGS, from the exons ATGGGACAGTGTCGGTCAGCCAATGCTGAG GATGCCCAGGAATTCAGTGATGTGGAGAGGGCCATTGAGACCCTCATCAAGAACTTCCACCAGTACTCCGTGGAGGGGGGGAAGGAGACGCTGACCCCCTCTGAGCTACGGGACCTGGTCACCCAGCAGCTGCCCCACCTCATGCCG AGCAACTGTGGGCTGGAAGAGAAAATCGCCAACTTGGGCAACTGTAGCGACTCTAAGCTGGAGTTCGGGAGTTTCTGGGAGCTGATCGGAGAAGCAGCCAAGAGTGTGAAGCTGGAGAGCCCTGCTCGTGGGAGTTGA
- the S100A13 gene encoding protein S100-A13, whose amino-acid sequence MAAAAEPLTELEVAIETVVTTFFTFAGQEGRKGSLSINEFKELATQQLPHLLKDVGSLDEKMRSLDVNQDSELKFNEYWRLIGELAKEIRKEKALEIRKK is encoded by the exons atggcggcggcggcggagccACTGACTGAGCTGGAGGTGGCCATTGAGACAGTAGTCACCACCTTCTTCACCTTCGCAGGGCAGGAGGGCCGGAAGGGCAGCCTCAGCATCAACGAGTTTAAGGAACTGGCTACTCAGCAGTTGCCTCATCTGCTCAAG GATGTGGGCTCCCTGGATGAGAAGATGAGAAGCTTGGATGTGAATCAGGACTCGGAGCTCAAGTTCAATGAGTACTGGAGACTGATTGGGGAGCTGGCCAAGGAAATCAGGAAGGAGAAGGCCCTGGAGATCCGGAAGAAGTAA
- the S100A1 gene encoding protein S100-A1, whose product MGSELETAMETLINVFHTHSGKEGDKYKLSKKELKELLQTELSGFLDAQKDADAVDKVMKELDENGDGEVDFQEYVVLVAALTVACNNFFWENS is encoded by the exons ATGGGCTCTGAGCTAGAGACGGCAATGGAGACCCTCATCAACGTGTTCCACACCCACTCGGGCAAGGAGGGGGACAAGTACAAGCTGAGCAAGAAGGAGCTGAAAGAGCTGCTGCAGACTGAGCTCTCCGGCTTCCTGGAC GCGCAGAAGGACGCAGATGCTGTGGACAAGGTGATGAAGGAGCTAGACGAGAATGGAGATGGGGAGGTGGACTTCCAGGAGTATGTGGTGCTGGTTGCTGCTCTGACAGTGGCCTGTAACAACTTCTTCTGGGAGAACAGTTGA
- the CHTOP gene encoding chromatin target of PRMT1 protein isoform X4, translating to MAAQSAPKVVLKSTTKMSLNERFTNMLKNKQPMPVNIRASMQQQQQLASARNRRLAQQMENRPSVQAALKLKQSLKQRLGKSNIQARLGRPIGALARGAIGGRGLPIIQRGLPRGGLRGGRATRTLLRGGMSLRGRGMIGRGRGGFGGRGRGRGRGRGALARPVLTKEQLDNQLDAYMSKTKGHLDAELDAYMAQTDPETTD from the exons ATGGCTGCACAATCAGCGCCGAAAGTTGTGCTAAAAAGCACCACCAAGATGTCTCTAAATGAGCG CTTTACTAATATGCTGAAGAACAAACAACCGATGCCAGTGAATATTCGGGCTTCGATGCAGCAACAACAGCAGCTAGCCAGTGCCAGAAACAGAAGACTGGCCCAGCAGATGGAGAATAGACCCTCTGTCCAGGCAGCATTAAAACTTAAGCAG AGCTTAAAGCAGCGCCTGGGTAAAAGTAACATCCAGGCACGGTTAGGCCGACCCATAGGGGCCCTGGCCAGGGGAGCAATCGGAGGACGAGGCCTACCCATAATCCAGAGAGGCTTGCCCAGAGGAGGACTGCGTGGGGGACGTGCCACCAGAACCCTACTTAGGGGCGGGATGTCGCTCCGAG GTCGGGGTATGATAGGTCGGGGAAGAGGGGGCTTtggaggccgaggccgaggccgTGGACGAGGGAGAGGTGCCCTTGCTCGCCCTGTGTTGACCAAGGAGCAGCTGGACAACCAATTGGATGCATACATGTCGAAAACGAAAGGACACCTGGATGCCGAGTTGGATGCCTACATGGCACAGACAGATCCTGAAACCACTGATTGA
- the CHTOP gene encoding chromatin target of PRMT1 protein isoform X2, translated as MAAQSAPKVVLKSTTKMSLNERFTNMLKNKQPMPVNIRASMQQQQQLASARNRRLAQQMENRPSVQAALKLKQSLKQRLGKSNIQARLGRPIGALARGAIGGRGLPIIQRGLPRGGLRGGRATRTLLRGGMSLRGQNLLRGGRAVAPRMGLRRGGVRGRGGPGRGGLGRGAMGRGGIGGRGRGMIGRGRGGFGGRGRGRGRGRGALARPVLTKEQLDNQLDAYMSKTKGHLDAELDAYMAQTDPETTD; from the exons ATGGCTGCACAATCAGCGCCGAAAGTTGTGCTAAAAAGCACCACCAAGATGTCTCTAAATGAGCG CTTTACTAATATGCTGAAGAACAAACAACCGATGCCAGTGAATATTCGGGCTTCGATGCAGCAACAACAGCAGCTAGCCAGTGCCAGAAACAGAAGACTGGCCCAGCAGATGGAGAATAGACCCTCTGTCCAGGCAGCATTAAAACTTAAGCAG AGCTTAAAGCAGCGCCTGGGTAAAAGTAACATCCAGGCACGGTTAGGCCGACCCATAGGGGCCCTGGCCAGGGGAGCAATCGGAGGACGAGGCCTACCCATAATCCAGAGAGGCTTGCCCAGAGGAGGACTGCGTGGGGGACGTGCCACCAGAACCCTACTTAGGGGCGGGATGTCGCTCCGAG GTCAAAACCTGCTCCGAGGTGGACGAGCCGTAGCTCCCCGAATGGGCTTAAGAAGAGGTGGTGTTCGAGGTCGTGGAGGTCCTGGGAGAGGGGGCCTAGGGCGTGGAGCTATGGGTCGTGGCGGAATCGGTGGTAGAG GTCGGGGTATGATAGGTCGGGGAAGAGGGGGCTTtggaggccgaggccgaggccgTGGACGAGGGAGAGGTGCCCTTGCTCGCCCTGTGTTGACCAAGGAGCAGCTGGACAACCAATTGGATGCATACATGTCGAAAACGAAAGGACACCTGGATGCCGAGTTGGATGCCTACATGGCACAGACAGATCCTGAAACCACTGATTGA
- the CHTOP gene encoding chromatin target of PRMT1 protein isoform X3 gives MAAQSAPKVVLKSTTKMSLNERFTNMLKNKQPMPVNIRASMQQQQQLASARNRRLAQQMENRPSVQAALKLKQKSLKQRLGKSNIQARLGRPIGALARGAIGGRGLPIIQRGLPRGGLRGGRATRTLLRGGMSLRGRGMIGRGRGGFGGRGRGRGRGRGALARPVLTKEQLDNQLDAYMSKTKGHLDAELDAYMAQTDPETTD, from the exons ATGGCTGCACAATCAGCGCCGAAAGTTGTGCTAAAAAGCACCACCAAGATGTCTCTAAATGAGCG CTTTACTAATATGCTGAAGAACAAACAACCGATGCCAGTGAATATTCGGGCTTCGATGCAGCAACAACAGCAGCTAGCCAGTGCCAGAAACAGAAGACTGGCCCAGCAGATGGAGAATAGACCCTCTGTCCAGGCAGCATTAAAACTTAAGCAG AAGAGCTTAAAGCAGCGCCTGGGTAAAAGTAACATCCAGGCACGGTTAGGCCGACCCATAGGGGCCCTGGCCAGGGGAGCAATCGGAGGACGAGGCCTACCCATAATCCAGAGAGGCTTGCCCAGAGGAGGACTGCGTGGGGGACGTGCCACCAGAACCCTACTTAGGGGCGGGATGTCGCTCCGAG GTCGGGGTATGATAGGTCGGGGAAGAGGGGGCTTtggaggccgaggccgaggccgTGGACGAGGGAGAGGTGCCCTTGCTCGCCCTGTGTTGACCAAGGAGCAGCTGGACAACCAATTGGATGCATACATGTCGAAAACGAAAGGACACCTGGATGCCGAGTTGGATGCCTACATGGCACAGACAGATCCTGAAACCACTGATTGA
- the CHTOP gene encoding chromatin target of PRMT1 protein isoform X1, with the protein MAAQSAPKVVLKSTTKMSLNERFTNMLKNKQPMPVNIRASMQQQQQLASARNRRLAQQMENRPSVQAALKLKQKSLKQRLGKSNIQARLGRPIGALARGAIGGRGLPIIQRGLPRGGLRGGRATRTLLRGGMSLRGQNLLRGGRAVAPRMGLRRGGVRGRGGPGRGGLGRGAMGRGGIGGRGRGMIGRGRGGFGGRGRGRGRGRGALARPVLTKEQLDNQLDAYMSKTKGHLDAELDAYMAQTDPETTD; encoded by the exons ATGGCTGCACAATCAGCGCCGAAAGTTGTGCTAAAAAGCACCACCAAGATGTCTCTAAATGAGCG CTTTACTAATATGCTGAAGAACAAACAACCGATGCCAGTGAATATTCGGGCTTCGATGCAGCAACAACAGCAGCTAGCCAGTGCCAGAAACAGAAGACTGGCCCAGCAGATGGAGAATAGACCCTCTGTCCAGGCAGCATTAAAACTTAAGCAG AAGAGCTTAAAGCAGCGCCTGGGTAAAAGTAACATCCAGGCACGGTTAGGCCGACCCATAGGGGCCCTGGCCAGGGGAGCAATCGGAGGACGAGGCCTACCCATAATCCAGAGAGGCTTGCCCAGAGGAGGACTGCGTGGGGGACGTGCCACCAGAACCCTACTTAGGGGCGGGATGTCGCTCCGAG GTCAAAACCTGCTCCGAGGTGGACGAGCCGTAGCTCCCCGAATGGGCTTAAGAAGAGGTGGTGTTCGAGGTCGTGGAGGTCCTGGGAGAGGGGGCCTAGGGCGTGGAGCTATGGGTCGTGGCGGAATCGGTGGTAGAG GTCGGGGTATGATAGGTCGGGGAAGAGGGGGCTTtggaggccgaggccgaggccgTGGACGAGGGAGAGGTGCCCTTGCTCGCCCTGTGTTGACCAAGGAGCAGCTGGACAACCAATTGGATGCATACATGTCGAAAACGAAAGGACACCTGGATGCCGAGTTGGATGCCTACATGGCACAGACAGATCCTGAAACCACTGATTGA
- the CHTOP gene encoding chromatin target of PRMT1 protein isoform X5: MAAQSAPKVVLKSTTKMSLNERFTNMLKNKQPMPVNIRASMQQQQQLASARNRRLAQQMENRPSVQAALKLKQKSLKQRLGKSNIQARLGRPIGALARGAIGGRGLPIIQRGLPRGGLRGGRATRTLLRGGMSLRESTLSLLDLPAYTLYASSPRSKPAPRWTSRSSPNGLKKRWCSRSWRSWERGPRAWSYGSWRNRW; this comes from the exons ATGGCTGCACAATCAGCGCCGAAAGTTGTGCTAAAAAGCACCACCAAGATGTCTCTAAATGAGCG CTTTACTAATATGCTGAAGAACAAACAACCGATGCCAGTGAATATTCGGGCTTCGATGCAGCAACAACAGCAGCTAGCCAGTGCCAGAAACAGAAGACTGGCCCAGCAGATGGAGAATAGACCCTCTGTCCAGGCAGCATTAAAACTTAAGCAG AAGAGCTTAAAGCAGCGCCTGGGTAAAAGTAACATCCAGGCACGGTTAGGCCGACCCATAGGGGCCCTGGCCAGGGGAGCAATCGGAGGACGAGGCCTACCCATAATCCAGAGAGGCTTGCCCAGAGGAGGACTGCGTGGGGGACGTGCCACCAGAACCCTACTTAGGGGCGGGATGTCGCTCCGAG AATCTACTTTGTCTCTCTTGGATTTACCTGCATATACATTGTATGCCTCCTCTCCAAGGTCAAAACCTGCTCCGAGGTGGACGAGCCGTAGCTCCCCGAATGGGCTTAAGAAGAGGTGGTGTTCGAGGTCGTGGAGGTCCTGGGAGAGGGGGCCTAGGGCGTGGAGCTATGGGTCGTGGCGGAATCGGTGGTAG